The following proteins come from a genomic window of Crassostrea angulata isolate pt1a10 chromosome 1, ASM2561291v2, whole genome shotgun sequence:
- the LOC128187090 gene encoding uncharacterized protein LOC128187090, which produces MDKLHILTIVLVSCGIASMTVSLGTGIKSLLEGNWIYYAYSTTVSTTYLGNPATVVAVATANIGLYTTCYNIDTTTTVTTFLGTSTTSLNTNACVDSDSTGYISADTVQLIQKVAIAAAVMIGLSLLTGFPVLVLVIIKKLPKPICFLSLAPAILAFVATMMLLAAVLVLNDQLISGMSMGDTAKLGYVATVFAFLSAAVYTTAAVLVIKHALASAKTSQSPSTNQKAEITEMAMESNKEKI; this is translated from the exons ATGGATAAACTACATATTCTGACCATTGTTTTAGTGAGTTGTGGAATAGCCTCTATGACTGTGTCACTGGGTACTGGCATCAAGAGTCTGCTAGAAGGCAACTGGATTTACTATGCTTACTCTACCACTGTCTCCACCACCTACCTGGGTAATCCTGCCACAGTGGTGGCAGTGGCTACCGCCAATATTGGTCTATACACCACTTGTTATAACATCGACACCACTACCACTGTGACCACTTTTCTCGGTACTTCTACCACTTCCCTCAACACCAACGCCTGTGTAGACTCGGACTCCACCGGATATATCAGCGCAG ATACAGTACAATTGATACAGAAGGTGGCCATAGCCGCGGCGGTGATGATTGGCCTGTCCCTGTTGACAGGCTTCCCAGTGCTGGTCCTGGTCATCATCAAGAAGCTCCCCAAACCCATCTGTTTCCTCTCTTTGGCCCCCGCCATACTGGCCTTCGTGGCAA CTATGATGCTTCTGGCCGCCGTGTTGGTGCTGAATGACCAGCTGATCAGCGGGATGTCTATGGGCGATACCGCCAAACTGGGCTACGTCGCCACCGTTTTCGCCTTCCTGTCGGCGGCTGTCTACACGACGGCTGCCGTCCTCGTCATCAAACACGCCCTGGCTTCCGCCAAGACGTCCCAATCGCCGTCGACCAATCAAAAGGCCGAGATCACAGAAATGGCAATGGAGAGCAACAAAGAGaagatttaa
- the LOC128187088 gene encoding uncharacterized protein LOC128187088 yields the protein MEKIPLLIVVLLAVGIGFMATSFGVGVAGLLGENWIDYASTTTTSTTVSGTPATIVAVIKANIGLFTTCYIVDTTTTITSIFGTSTTSLSTSDCVNSETTGYVDADTIKTIQRVGIVAGLFLGLSFVAGIIFLVLNILKKLAKPICFAAVTAPSLSFISTIMLVAALIVLDGQLLAGMSMGSTATMGIVSLVLAFLATVAYSVAAAFIIKRALVASQINPNSNSKQSTSEKAEQDGSKEPEKEKPSAAIP from the exons ATGGAGAAAATTCCCCTCCTGATCGTCGTTTTGCTGGCTGTCGGCATTGGTTTCATGGCGACGTCGTTCGGCGTAGGCGTGGCTGGTTTACTGGGTGAGAACTGGATCGACTATGCCTCCACTACAACCACCTCTACCACTGTAAGTGGTACCCCCGCCACCATCGTGGCCGTGATCAAGGCTAACATCGGGCTGTTCACCACCTGTTACATCGTGGATACCACTACCACCATCACCAGTATATTCGGCACTAGCACCACCTCACTGTCGACCAGCGACTGCGTAAACTCGGAAACTACCGGATACGTCGATGCCG ACACGATCAAAACTATCCAGAGAGTGGGCATAGTGGCGGGGCTGTTCCTTGGCCTGAGTTTTGTGGCTGGCATTATTTTTCTCGTGCTCAACATCCTGAAGAAGCTTGCCAAACCTATCTGCTTTGCGGCAGTCACTGCGCCCTCTCTGTCTTTCATTTCAA CCATCATGCTTGTAGCGGCTCTAATAGTTCTGGATGGCCAACTTTTAGCTGGAATGAGTATGGGTTCAACTGCCACTATGGGCATCGTTTCCCTTGTGCTCGCCTTTCTTGCCACAGTGGCATATTCCGTGGCAGCTGCCTTCATCATCAAGCGTGCCTTAGTGGCTTCCCAAATTAACCCCAATTCAAACAGCAAACAGTCTACCAGTGAAAAGGCTGAGCAAGATGGTAGCAAAGAACCAGAAAAGGAGAAACCTAGTGCTGCAATTCCCTGA